A genomic region of Papaver somniferum cultivar HN1 chromosome 7, ASM357369v1, whole genome shotgun sequence contains the following coding sequences:
- the LOC113294156 gene encoding putative disease resistance protein RGA3 translates to MRLGRKDDTAKIVDILTKANKSLSSDVNYHSPEKVSIISIVGMGGLGKTTLAQLVYKDEVVNKYFDQRIWVCLSSDFDVEKILIKIMESVTLGKFDNVSNFDLLVNKVQANLQGKKFLLVLDDLWNENIQQWERLKIPLLVGAQGSKILITTRNMQVADVVKGSIRPYQLEKLQEDECWSIMEKKAFSPGGATKTPTMTNIGKGIAKKCSGLPLAAKFLGSLMHSKNQESEWLSIRESDKDSWGTSSNVQNARSIEDIGEEYFDSLVWSSFLDVVEKNALDDITMWKMHDLVHDLGLDVVGHRECTVSKVSELANIFDVRRLQLISDDDSSTRCSVVMSQLKKLRTVIVLEPNNNLKSCTFSSNKKLRVLYFGRMAEACTEIAYPAANKLKHLRYIQISDLDLNGMMHDKYYYSKLYNLQTLVLSGCDAVQNILEAWDL, encoded by the exons ATGAGACTGGGAAGAAAGGATGATACTGCTAAAATAGTAGATATATTAACAAAGGCGAATAAATCATTGTCGTCAGATGTCAATTATCATTCTCCGGAAAAGGTTTCAATAATCTCCATTGTGGGGATGGGTGGACTTGGGAAGACCACCCTTGCTCAACTCGTTTACAAAGATGAGGTTGTAAATAAATACTTCGATCAAAGAATATGGGTCTGtttatcttcagattttgatgtggagaaaatcttaataaaaattatgGAATCCGTCACTCTTGGTAAGTTTGATAATGTATCAAATTTCGATTTGTTGGTAAACAAGGTTCAAGCAAATCTCCAGGGGAAGAAATTTTTGCTAGTACTGGACGATCTGTGGAACGAAAATATTCAGCAATGGGAGAGGCTCAAAATTCCGTTGCTCGTTGGTGCTCAAGGGAGCAAAATATTGATTACGACACGTAACATGCAGGTTGCAGATGTGGTAAAAGGGAGCATTCGTCCGTACCAGTTGGAAAAATTACAAGAAGATGAATGTTGGTCTATCATGGAGAAGAAAGCCTTTTCTCCGGGTGGAGCGACGAAGACTCCAACCATGACAAACATTGGAAAGGGGATAGCGAAAAAATGTAGTGGTTTACCACTTGCAGCAAAATTCCTCGGAAGTCTAATGCACTCCAAAAATCAAGAAAGCGAGTGGTTGTCAATTAGAGAATCCGAC AAGGATTCTTGGGGCACATCATCCAATGTTCAAAATGCGCGATCGATTGAAGACATTGGAGAAGAATATTTTGATAGTTTGGTGTGGAGTTCATTTTTGGATGTGGTCGAAAAGAATGCATTAGATGACATAACTATGTGGAAGATGCATGATCTTGTCCATGATCTAGGACTAGATGTTGTTGGGCATCGTGAATGTACAGTTTCCAAAGTTAGTGAGTTGGCCAATATTTTTGATGTACGACGTTTACAATTAATATCGGATGATGATTCATCAACAAGATGTTCCGTAGTCATGAGCCAATTGAAGAAGTTGCGGACAGTTATCGTCCTTGAACCAAATAACAATCTGAAGAGTTGCACGTtctcaagcaacaagaaattgcgTGTGCTATATTTTGGACGTATGGCTGAAGCCTGTACAGAGATTGCATATCCGGCTGCAAATAAGTTAAAGCATTTAAGGTACATCCAAATTTCCGATTTAGACCTTAATGGTATGATGCATGATAAATATTACTACAGTAAACTTTACAATTTGCAGACGTTGGTACTAAGTGGGTGTGACGCTGTCCAAAACATTCTTGAAGCATGGGATCTTTGA